In Sphingobium sp. B2D3C, a genomic segment contains:
- a CDS encoding DsbA family protein → MVMPALAVALLAGGAAVTYAATNQSPAMPTADRAAIESVVRDYILEHPEIIPQAMERLKAKQTAGTVDQNRSALETPYPGAWEGAAQPKVTLVAFMDYACGYCRAALPHIEELVKANPDLRVVYRELPIIADGSANAAKVSLLAASENKFMAFHKAMYAAGGVSSDAILKAARTAGLDADKAKAAIAAKGGDDEFMSNIRLAQALGAEGTPLFVVGDQVFNGLVGTETLQAAVDKARTKG, encoded by the coding sequence ATGGTAATGCCGGCTTTGGCCGTTGCGCTGCTCGCCGGCGGCGCGGCGGTAACCTATGCTGCGACCAATCAAAGCCCGGCCATGCCGACGGCGGACCGCGCCGCCATCGAATCGGTGGTGCGTGACTATATCCTCGAGCATCCCGAGATCATTCCGCAGGCGATGGAACGGCTGAAAGCCAAGCAGACCGCCGGCACCGTCGATCAGAACCGGTCCGCGCTGGAAACGCCCTATCCGGGCGCATGGGAAGGCGCGGCCCAGCCCAAGGTCACCCTCGTCGCGTTCATGGACTATGCCTGCGGCTATTGCCGCGCCGCGCTGCCGCATATCGAGGAACTGGTGAAGGCCAATCCCGATCTGCGCGTGGTCTATCGCGAACTGCCGATCATTGCCGATGGCAGTGCCAATGCGGCGAAGGTCAGCCTGCTGGCCGCCAGCGAGAACAAGTTCATGGCCTTTCACAAGGCGATGTACGCGGCCGGCGGCGTCTCCTCGGACGCCATCCTCAAGGCCGCGCGCACGGCGGGGCTGGATGCCGACAAGGCGAAGGCCGCCATTGCGGCCAAGGGCGGCGATGATGAGTTCATGAGCAACATCCGCCTCGCCCAGGCCCTCGGCGCCGAGGGCACGCCTTTGTTCGTGGTGGGCGATCAGGTGTTCAACGGCCTGGTCGGCACCGAGACGCTACAGGCTGCTGTGGACAAGGCGCGCACCAAGGGCTGA
- a CDS encoding DUF2892 domain-containing protein, whose protein sequence is MAANIGRLDRIIRILIGLGLIALVFVGPRTPWGWIGLVPLLTAFVSFCPLYALIGIRTKS, encoded by the coding sequence ATGGCTGCGAACATCGGACGACTGGACCGGATTATCCGGATCCTGATTGGCCTCGGGCTGATCGCGCTCGTCTTTGTCGGCCCGCGAACGCCGTGGGGCTGGATCGGCCTGGTGCCGCTGCTCACCGCGTTCGTCAGCTTCTGCCCGCTCTACGCACTGATCGGAATCAGGACCAAGTCCTGA
- a CDS encoding DUF2062 domain-containing protein, with protein MKRWLIGRLPTRESLLSNRWMKPFAHRIAHPLLWHFNRRSTARGVALGLFAGFLIPFGQTPVAAMLAFSARANILTAACATLVTNPLTFPPIYFAAYKLGHGVLGDRLSASGDTMIRSIGARVLDFAAPTALGLLLFAIVTSILGFCLVHLGWRGWVAHRWRQRSRARQGDSAASDPPDQSLI; from the coding sequence TTGAAGCGCTGGTTGATCGGCCGCCTGCCGACCCGCGAAAGCCTGCTATCGAATCGGTGGATGAAGCCGTTCGCGCACCGCATCGCGCACCCGCTGCTCTGGCATTTCAACCGGCGGTCGACAGCACGCGGGGTCGCGCTGGGTCTGTTCGCGGGCTTCCTGATTCCCTTCGGCCAGACGCCGGTTGCGGCCATGCTGGCATTTTCCGCACGGGCCAACATATTGACCGCCGCGTGCGCAACGCTGGTCACCAATCCGTTGACCTTCCCGCCCATTTATTTCGCGGCTTACAAGCTGGGGCATGGTGTGCTTGGCGACCGTCTCTCGGCAAGCGGCGATACGATGATTCGCTCCATCGGCGCGCGCGTGCTGGATTTTGCGGCGCCCACCGCGCTGGGGCTTCTGCTGTTCGCCATTGTGACATCGATCCTGGGCTTTTGCCTCGTCCACCTTGGCTGGCGGGGCTGGGTGGCCCATCGTTGGCGGCAGCGCAGCCGCGCGCGGCAGGGCGATTCCGCCGCATCCGATCCGCCGGATCAGTCGTTGATCTGA
- a CDS encoding Rne/Rng family ribonuclease, translated as MTMRMLIDARHREETRVAVVTGNRIEEFDFESAEHKQLKGNIYLAKVTRVEPSLQAAFVDYGGNRHGFLAFSEIHPDYYQIPREDREALLAEEAAHAAEEAALRGDVDDEDDHGEDGVEVVERPNLDEDEESEGEAPARKQNGKGNEQAAEEVRRKRMALRRRYKIQDVIKRRQVLLVQIVKEERGNKGAALTTYLSLAGRYCVLMPNTSHGGGISRKISNGADRKRLKSIIAEMKLPNTMGCIVRTAGLSRTKTEIKRDFDYLARLWDEIRENTLRAAAPELIHNDSDLIKRAIRDIYHRDIEEVIVEGDEGYRQAKDFMKLLMPSHARRVKQYADPVSLFQRFGVEDQLAAMYNPVVQLKSGGYLVINPTEALVSIDINSGRSTREHSIEQTATATNLEAAREIARQLRLRDMAGLVVIDFIDMEHNSNIRKVEKAMKEALKDDRARIQVGRISGFGLMEMSRQRLRTGVLEASTRPCPHCEGTGLVRTASSAGLSALRMLEEEAARGRGSQITLRASQEAAFYVLNNKRRELDEIENRYGVTILILPDGEIEGARMSVEASGPRPTMQVSYAPVITEEVEDEEDEIEDVEEEEEVAEERQPRADDEGGEGRKRKRRRRGRRGRRDRDDQSPQDSDGAASDEDDDAQADADERDDEQAEAGPSESSEAEGSDEAPRRGRRGRRGGRRRRGGQSDGADNGAEASEGSTDDAADAAPVASVDAAEAVQETAEPASTEPAADAEEAPAPKRRRRTRKAAEAADEAVTVEVSPELAETPTAEAPAAEAPSEAAEEAPAPKRRTRRKTTKAAETPAATDGEAQPEAETSTEAAEEAPKAAPKPRARRKPKTVEAATEARETLVADAADTATDADASAQADGDSGETPRRGWWQRTFGA; from the coding sequence ATGACAATGCGTATGCTGATCGATGCGCGCCACCGGGAAGAGACCCGGGTCGCGGTCGTAACGGGGAACCGGATCGAGGAGTTTGATTTCGAGAGCGCTGAACACAAGCAGCTCAAGGGCAATATCTATCTCGCCAAGGTTACCAGAGTCGAACCCTCGCTGCAGGCGGCGTTCGTCGATTACGGTGGCAATCGCCACGGTTTCCTCGCCTTTTCGGAAATCCACCCGGATTATTACCAGATCCCCCGCGAGGACCGTGAGGCGCTGCTGGCTGAAGAAGCCGCGCACGCTGCCGAAGAAGCCGCCCTGCGCGGCGATGTCGACGACGAGGATGATCACGGCGAAGACGGCGTAGAAGTCGTCGAGCGCCCCAATCTCGACGAAGACGAAGAGAGCGAAGGCGAAGCCCCGGCCCGCAAGCAGAACGGCAAGGGCAATGAGCAGGCCGCAGAAGAAGTGCGCCGCAAGCGCATGGCCCTGCGCCGTCGCTACAAGATTCAGGACGTCATCAAGCGCCGCCAGGTGCTGCTCGTCCAGATCGTGAAGGAAGAGCGCGGCAACAAGGGTGCGGCGCTGACTACCTATCTCAGCCTCGCCGGTCGCTATTGCGTGCTGATGCCCAACACCAGCCATGGCGGCGGCATCTCGCGCAAGATCAGCAACGGTGCGGATCGCAAGCGGTTGAAGTCCATCATCGCCGAGATGAAGCTGCCCAACACCATGGGCTGCATCGTGCGCACGGCGGGCCTCTCGCGCACCAAGACCGAGATCAAGCGCGACTTCGACTATCTCGCCCGCCTGTGGGACGAGATTCGCGAGAACACGCTCAGGGCCGCCGCGCCGGAGCTGATCCACAATGACAGCGATCTTATCAAGCGCGCCATCCGCGACATCTATCACCGCGATATCGAGGAAGTGATCGTCGAGGGCGATGAAGGCTATCGCCAGGCGAAGGACTTCATGAAGCTGCTGATGCCGAGCCATGCCCGGCGCGTGAAGCAATATGCCGATCCGGTCTCGCTGTTCCAGCGCTTCGGTGTCGAGGACCAGCTCGCCGCGATGTATAATCCGGTCGTCCAGCTCAAGTCCGGCGGCTATCTGGTCATCAACCCGACCGAGGCGCTGGTGTCGATCGACATCAACTCGGGCCGCTCGACGCGCGAGCACAGCATCGAGCAGACCGCCACGGCCACCAATCTGGAAGCCGCGCGCGAGATCGCCCGCCAGCTGCGCCTGCGCGACATGGCCGGCCTCGTCGTCATCGACTTCATCGACATGGAGCACAACTCCAACATCCGTAAGGTCGAGAAGGCGATGAAGGAGGCGCTCAAGGACGATCGCGCCCGCATCCAGGTCGGCCGCATCTCCGGCTTCGGCCTCATGGAAATGAGCCGCCAGCGCCTGCGCACCGGCGTGCTGGAAGCCTCGACCCGGCCCTGCCCGCATTGCGAAGGCACCGGTCTCGTCCGCACGGCATCCTCGGCGGGCCTCTCGGCCCTGCGCATGCTGGAAGAGGAAGCCGCGCGCGGTCGTGGCAGCCAGATCACCCTGCGCGCCAGCCAGGAAGCGGCCTTCTACGTGCTCAACAACAAACGCCGCGAACTCGATGAGATCGAGAACCGCTATGGCGTGACCATCCTCATCCTGCCCGATGGCGAGATCGAGGGCGCTCGCATGTCGGTCGAGGCCAGTGGCCCGCGCCCGACCATGCAGGTCAGCTATGCGCCCGTCATCACCGAAGAGGTGGAGGACGAAGAGGACGAGATCGAGGACGTCGAGGAAGAGGAAGAGGTCGCTGAAGAGCGCCAGCCTCGCGCAGACGACGAAGGTGGCGAGGGACGCAAGCGCAAGCGTCGCCGTCGTGGTCGCCGTGGCCGGCGTGACCGCGACGACCAGTCGCCGCAGGACAGCGATGGCGCTGCGTCCGACGAGGATGACGACGCGCAGGCCGATGCCGATGAGCGCGATGACGAGCAGGCCGAAGCCGGCCCGTCCGAATCGAGCGAGGCCGAAGGGTCTGACGAGGCACCGCGTCGCGGTCGCCGTGGTCGCCGTGGTGGTCGTCGCCGGCGGGGCGGACAGAGCGACGGTGCAGACAATGGTGCCGAAGCCAGCGAAGGCTCGACGGACGACGCAGCAGACGCCGCGCCGGTCGCATCGGTGGACGCTGCCGAGGCAGTGCAGGAGACGGCCGAGCCCGCATCGACCGAGCCTGCTGCCGACGCGGAAGAAGCGCCTGCGCCCAAGCGCCGTCGTCGCACCCGCAAAGCCGCCGAAGCCGCTGATGAAGCCGTGACGGTCGAAGTCTCGCCGGAACTGGCCGAGACCCCGACCGCCGAAGCGCCTGCTGCGGAAGCACCGAGCGAGGCTGCCGAAGAGGCACCGGCACCCAAGCGCCGCACGCGTCGCAAGACGACCAAGGCTGCGGAAACGCCCGCCGCGACCGACGGTGAAGCCCAGCCCGAAGCTGAGACAAGCACCGAGGCGGCAGAAGAGGCGCCCAAGGCCGCCCCCAAGCCGCGCGCGCGTCGCAAGCCCAAGACCGTCGAGGCCGCCACCGAGGCGCGCGAGACGCTGGTCGCGGATGCCGCCGACACGGCAACGGACGCTGATGCGTCGGCGCAAGCCGATGGCGACAGCGGCGAAACGCCCCGTCGCGGCTGGTGGCAGCGCACGTTCGGCGCGTGA
- a CDS encoding N-acetylmuramoyl-L-alanine amidase, which yields MALLTAFSALVLTLAAPSDGGQVPVASAPASGAGDLTNHMSRPPKGPRLVVRIPDAAPAVPLPTIEGPKDPRRPLVVIDAGHGGHDPGAYNASLDIREKDLTLAIAQAVRDELLKTGRIRVALTRSDDRFLILQERYSIASKLGAGLFISIHADAAQDGEARGATVYTLSDVASDREAARLAARENRTDIINGVDLSGASTAVSSILIDLTRRDTMESSARFAEILHREGLPHFRFRDPYHRQASLVVLKSTDTPSVLLETGYVSNNAEAGWMATRDGRLQLAKGVAAAVSVYFARQSVQR from the coding sequence ATGGCCCTGTTGACCGCATTTTCTGCTCTTGTGCTGACCCTTGCCGCGCCGTCGGACGGGGGGCAGGTGCCTGTGGCTTCGGCCCCTGCGTCCGGTGCTGGCGACCTCACAAACCATATGAGCCGCCCGCCCAAGGGGCCGCGCCTTGTCGTGCGCATTCCGGATGCTGCGCCGGCCGTGCCCCTCCCGACCATCGAAGGGCCGAAAGACCCGCGCCGCCCGCTGGTGGTGATCGACGCCGGGCATGGCGGGCACGATCCCGGCGCTTACAATGCCAGCCTCGACATTCGCGAGAAGGATCTGACTCTGGCCATCGCGCAGGCCGTGCGGGATGAACTGCTCAAGACCGGCCGCATCCGCGTTGCGCTGACCCGGTCGGACGATCGCTTCCTCATCCTGCAGGAGCGCTACAGCATCGCGAGCAAGCTGGGCGCCGGACTGTTCATTTCGATTCACGCAGATGCCGCGCAAGACGGGGAGGCGCGCGGCGCGACCGTCTACACCCTGTCCGATGTCGCGTCCGACCGTGAGGCGGCGCGGCTGGCGGCGCGCGAGAACCGCACGGATATCATCAATGGCGTGGACCTCTCGGGCGCCAGCACGGCGGTCAGCTCGATTCTGATCGATCTGACGCGGCGGGACACGATGGAATCCTCGGCCCGCTTTGCCGAGATCCTGCATCGGGAGGGGCTGCCGCACTTCCGCTTCCGCGATCCCTATCATCGCCAGGCTTCGCTCGTCGTGCTCAAATCGACCGACACGCCCTCGGTGCTGCTGGAGACCGGTTATGTCAGCAACAATGCCGAGGCGGGGTGGATGGCCACGCGCGACGGGCGGTTGCAACTGGCCAAAGGGGTGGCCGCTGCCGTCTCGGTGTATTTCGCGCGGCAATCGGTCCAGCGTTGA
- a CDS encoding penicillin-binding protein 1A — protein sequence MEEATNEATSFRLQRGGRLDTVRARLRDMMKRRRWRWLAYVLLVFIGAIFLFWLLFARDLPDARTLLDYQPPLPTVVRDIDGQPVYSFARERRVQLQYSDFPPMLVNAYLAAEDRTFFSHHGLDYPGLARAAFQGLMSGQTPRGTSTITQQVAKNLLVGNEVSYTRKLKEAILAWRMESVLTKQQILELYLNQIFLGRNAYGVQAAARAYFDKDVGDLKLHEAAYLAILPKGPANYRPEVHMDRALERRNWVLGEMLRNRFITQGQYEEARAQPLGAVRQRGSGYSAVGGYYIEEIRRRLIAEFGEAAEHGPNSVYAGGLWVRSPLSPFMQEQAARALREGLLRYDSGKGWSGPIAKIDNLDRWESELAASNLGIDYADWTVAVVLDKSGSSASLGLPGGQTGTLPRSSALLADRRNGRPTFDSLKPGDVIAVKPEGNAYALRNVPGVSGGFMIEGVHTGRVFAMQGGFDARLSSYNRVTQAMRQPGSTIKPFVYAAALDNGMTPASIIVDGPFCVWQGANLGQKCFRNFSGGGGGAQTMRWGIEQSRNLMTVRTAAQTGMDRVVRTIKAMGIGDYQPYLAFALGAGETTVEKMVNAYAMLANHGRQLTPKVMDYVQDRNGQVIWPRNWKPCQGCNAEDWNGKAMPRFAHGGRQAMNPMTAYQMVHITEGVIQRGTATSLRDLDRPLFGKTGTTNGPTNVWFVGGSPDIVAGVYVGFDQPRNMGGYAQGGTLAAPIWKSAMAPILKDMPKTPFVAPAGVRMVRVDRRSGKRVYGGWPSDDPRTAIIWEAFKPETEPRISMRRDELEERAREDKPAAARRDVSRDFAGEQGGIY from the coding sequence ATGGAAGAAGCGACAAACGAAGCGACGAGCTTCCGGTTGCAGCGGGGCGGGCGTCTTGACACCGTGCGCGCGCGCCTGCGCGACATGATGAAGCGGCGGCGCTGGCGCTGGCTGGCTTATGTGCTGCTGGTCTTCATTGGCGCGATTTTCCTCTTCTGGCTGCTGTTCGCACGTGATCTGCCCGATGCGCGCACGCTGCTCGATTATCAGCCGCCGCTGCCGACGGTGGTGCGCGATATCGATGGCCAGCCCGTCTACAGCTTCGCGCGCGAGCGCCGCGTCCAACTGCAATATTCCGATTTCCCGCCGATGCTCGTGAATGCCTATCTGGCTGCGGAAGACCGGACGTTCTTCAGCCATCACGGCCTGGATTATCCGGGTCTTGCCCGCGCCGCATTCCAGGGCCTGATGAGCGGGCAGACGCCGCGCGGCACCTCCACGATCACCCAGCAGGTCGCCAAGAACCTGCTGGTCGGCAATGAGGTGAGCTATACGCGCAAGCTCAAGGAAGCGATCCTCGCCTGGCGCATGGAAAGCGTGCTGACCAAGCAGCAGATTCTCGAACTTTACCTCAACCAGATCTTCCTTGGCCGCAACGCTTATGGCGTGCAGGCTGCGGCGCGCGCCTATTTCGACAAGGATGTAGGCGATCTCAAGCTGCATGAGGCGGCGTATCTCGCGATCCTGCCCAAAGGGCCGGCGAATTATCGCCCGGAAGTGCACATGGATCGCGCACTCGAACGGCGGAACTGGGTGCTGGGCGAGATGCTGCGCAACCGCTTCATCACGCAGGGCCAATATGAGGAAGCGCGTGCGCAGCCGCTGGGTGCGGTGCGGCAGCGCGGCAGCGGCTACAGTGCTGTGGGCGGCTATTATATCGAGGAAATCCGGCGGCGTCTAATCGCCGAGTTTGGCGAAGCCGCCGAGCATGGCCCCAACAGCGTCTATGCAGGCGGCCTGTGGGTGCGCTCGCCGCTCTCGCCCTTCATGCAGGAGCAGGCGGCACGGGCGTTGCGCGAGGGCCTGCTGCGCTATGATTCGGGCAAGGGCTGGTCCGGGCCGATCGCGAAAATCGACAATCTGGATCGCTGGGAAAGCGAGCTCGCCGCGTCCAATCTCGGCATCGATTATGCGGACTGGACCGTCGCGGTGGTGCTGGACAAGTCCGGCAGCAGTGCCTCGCTCGGCCTGCCTGGTGGCCAGACCGGCACATTGCCGCGCTCGTCAGCCCTGCTCGCGGATCGGCGCAATGGCCGCCCGACCTTCGATTCGCTCAAGCCCGGCGATGTCATCGCGGTGAAGCCCGAAGGCAATGCCTATGCGCTGCGCAACGTTCCGGGCGTCTCAGGCGGCTTCATGATCGAGGGCGTCCACACCGGCCGCGTCTTCGCCATGCAGGGCGGGTTCGATGCGCGCCTGTCTTCCTATAACCGGGTAACGCAGGCGATGCGGCAGCCCGGCTCGACCATCAAGCCGTTCGTCTATGCCGCCGCGCTCGACAATGGCATGACGCCCGCCTCGATCATCGTCGATGGGCCGTTTTGCGTGTGGCAGGGCGCCAATCTCGGGCAGAAGTGCTTCCGCAACTTCTCCGGCGGGGGCGGTGGCGCGCAGACGATGCGCTGGGGCATCGAGCAATCGCGCAACCTGATGACGGTGCGCACGGCGGCGCAGACCGGCATGGACCGCGTCGTCCGCACGATCAAGGCGATGGGCATCGGCGATTACCAGCCCTATCTCGCCTTCGCGCTCGGCGCCGGCGAGACGACCGTCGAGAAGATGGTCAATGCCTATGCGATGCTCGCCAATCACGGCCGCCAGCTCACCCCCAAGGTGATGGATTATGTGCAGGACCGCAACGGCCAGGTGATTTGGCCGCGCAATTGGAAGCCGTGCCAGGGCTGCAATGCCGAGGACTGGAACGGCAAGGCCATGCCGCGCTTCGCCCATGGCGGGCGGCAGGCGATGAACCCGATGACCGCCTATCAGATGGTGCACATCACCGAAGGCGTGATCCAGCGCGGCACCGCGACCAGCCTGCGCGATCTGGACCGGCCGCTGTTCGGCAAAACCGGCACCACCAACGGCCCGACCAACGTCTGGTTCGTGGGCGGATCGCCGGACATCGTCGCCGGCGTCTATGTCGGCTTCGACCAGCCCCGCAACATGGGCGGTTATGCCCAGGGCGGCACGCTGGCGGCGCCGATCTGGAAATCGGCCATGGCGCCCATCCTCAAGGATATGCCCAAGACGCCGTTCGTGGCGCCGGCGGGCGTCCGCATGGTGCGGGTCGACCGGCGCAGCGGCAAGCGCGTCTATGGCGGCTGGCCGTCGGACGATCCGCGCACCGCGATCATCTGGGAAGCGTTCAAGCCGGAAACCGAGCCGCGCATTTCCATGCGGCGCGATGAGCTGGAAGAGCGCGCGCGCGAGGACAAGCCCGCCGCGGCCCGCCGCGATGTGAGCCGCGATTTCGCCGGGGAGCAGGGCGGCATCTATTGA
- a CDS encoding M48 family metalloprotease, translated as MDRPLSPPRQLAGQLKPHHAREAAVAPWLIGRLLAVLALLSLLAAQPALAQSVLRDAETEALMRDASVPIIRAAGLDERNVQMLVINDPSLNAFVAGGQIVWFHSGLIAEADDLNQVQGVMAHELGHIEGGHIVRFADGAREATGIQLVSLLLGAAAMAAGGGEAGMGIMAAGQQAAMGRFLTFTRTQESSADAAGARYLKAAGISGKGSIAFFQKLQNLEYRLYVPQDTYVRTHPLSRDRISALTALYENDPAWNKPTDPALEARFQRVRAKLIGFVSEPEKTLKLYPPSDQSLPAHYARAYAYHKSAFTEKALAEVDTLLKAAPHDPYFLELQGQVMLESGKPADAIPPLREAVQRTNGEPLIAAMLGHALVATEDDSHLDEAERVLRNTVARDRQNPFAWYSLGVVYQRKGDTARAALATAERYSMEGQDALALRHADVALAGIQPNSPDYLRAQDIAMASRAAMERTRKK; from the coding sequence ATGGATCGGCCGCTCTCCCCTCCCCGGCAGCTTGCCGGCCAGCTCAAACCCCATCATGCCCGTGAGGCGGCTGTCGCGCCCTGGCTGATCGGCCGACTTCTCGCCGTTCTTGCGCTGCTGAGCCTGCTCGCCGCGCAGCCCGCGCTGGCCCAGTCCGTCCTGCGCGATGCCGAAACCGAAGCGCTGATGCGCGATGCCTCCGTCCCGATCATCCGGGCCGCCGGGCTCGATGAGCGCAATGTGCAGATGCTGGTGATCAACGATCCCAGCCTCAACGCCTTCGTCGCGGGCGGGCAGATCGTCTGGTTCCACAGCGGCCTGATCGCGGAGGCCGACGACCTCAATCAGGTGCAGGGCGTGATGGCCCACGAGCTTGGCCATATCGAGGGCGGCCATATCGTGCGCTTTGCCGATGGCGCGCGGGAAGCGACCGGCATCCAGCTCGTCTCGCTGCTGCTCGGCGCCGCGGCGATGGCAGCCGGTGGGGGCGAGGCCGGCATGGGCATCATGGCGGCCGGTCAACAGGCCGCAATGGGCCGCTTCCTCACCTTCACGCGCACGCAGGAATCGAGCGCGGACGCCGCCGGCGCGCGCTATCTCAAGGCGGCCGGCATCAGCGGCAAGGGCAGCATCGCCTTCTTTCAGAAGCTGCAGAATCTGGAATATCGGCTCTACGTGCCGCAGGACACCTATGTCCGCACCCACCCGCTCTCGCGCGACCGCATCTCAGCCCTGACGGCGCTGTATGAGAATGATCCGGCCTGGAACAAGCCAACCGACCCGGCCTTGGAAGCGCGCTTCCAGCGTGTGCGCGCCAAGCTGATCGGCTTCGTCAGTGAGCCGGAAAAGACCCTCAAGCTCTATCCGCCCTCGGACCAGAGCCTGCCCGCCCATTATGCGCGGGCCTATGCCTATCATAAGAGCGCCTTTACCGAGAAAGCGCTGGCGGAAGTCGATACCCTGCTCAAGGCCGCGCCGCACGACCCGTATTTTCTGGAGCTGCAAGGGCAGGTCATGCTCGAATCCGGCAAGCCCGCCGATGCCATCCCGCCGCTGCGAGAGGCCGTGCAGCGCACCAATGGCGAGCCGCTGATCGCCGCGATGCTCGGCCATGCCCTCGTTGCGACCGAGGATGACAGCCATCTCGATGAGGCCGAGCGCGTGCTGCGCAACACGGTCGCGCGGGATCGGCAGAATCCGTTTGCCTGGTATTCGCTCGGCGTCGTCTATCAGCGCAAGGGCGACACCGCCCGCGCCGCGCTCGCCACGGCCGAGCGCTACTCGATGGAAGGGCAGGACGCCCTCGCCCTGCGCCATGCCGATGTGGCGCTGGCCGGCATCCAGCCCAATTCACCCGATTATCTGCGGGCGCAGGACATTGCGATGGCCAGCCGCGCCGCCATGGAAAGGACACGAAAGAAATGA
- the prfB gene encoding peptide chain release factor 2: protein MRAEAQAHVDHIQAALDLLRRFLDWDRALRRLDELNARVEDPTLWDDPKAAQDVMRERQRLDAAINATRAIESEMNDTVELIDMADAEGDEEMANEGIAGLAALAERADRDKVTALLSGEADGNDTYLEIHAGAGGTESQDWAEMLLRMYQRWAEKRGYKVEMIEYQAGEQAGIKSATLLLKGENAYGYAKTESGVHRLVRISPYDSSARRHTSFSSVWVYPVIDDNIEIEIKESDLKIDTYRASGAGGQHVNTTDSAVRITHVPSGIIVASQNDRSQHKNRATAMNMLKARLYEAELQKREAEANTDYQAKTEIGWGHQIRSYVLQPYQLVKDLRTGVTSTAPDDVLDGALDPFMAAALSQKVTGEKVDVEDVD from the coding sequence ATGCGTGCCGAAGCGCAGGCCCATGTCGACCACATTCAGGCAGCGCTGGATTTGCTGCGCCGGTTCCTCGACTGGGATCGCGCGCTGCGCCGCCTGGATGAGCTGAACGCGCGCGTGGAGGATCCGACGCTGTGGGATGATCCCAAGGCAGCGCAGGATGTCATGCGCGAGCGCCAGCGGCTCGACGCAGCCATCAACGCCACCCGCGCCATCGAATCCGAGATGAACGATACCGTCGAGCTGATCGACATGGCGGATGCCGAGGGCGACGAGGAGATGGCCAATGAGGGCATCGCCGGCCTCGCCGCGCTGGCTGAGCGGGCGGATCGTGACAAGGTAACGGCGCTGCTCTCCGGCGAGGCGGACGGCAACGACACCTATTTGGAAATCCACGCCGGCGCCGGCGGCACCGAGAGCCAGGACTGGGCGGAGATGCTGCTGCGCATGTACCAGCGCTGGGCCGAGAAGCGCGGCTACAAGGTCGAGATGATCGAGTATCAGGCGGGCGAACAGGCGGGCATCAAGTCCGCCACGCTGCTGCTCAAGGGCGAGAATGCCTATGGCTATGCCAAGACCGAGAGCGGCGTGCACCGGCTGGTGCGGATCAGCCCCTATGACAGCTCCGCCCGCCGCCACACGTCATTCAGCTCTGTGTGGGTCTATCCGGTGATCGACGACAATATCGAGATCGAGATCAAGGAAAGCGACCTCAAGATCGATACCTATCGCGCGTCCGGCGCGGGCGGTCAGCACGTCAACACCACCGATTCCGCGGTGCGCATCACCCACGTGCCGTCCGGCATCATCGTGGCGAGCCAGAACGACCGCTCCCAGCACAAGAACCGCGCCACCGCGATGAACATGCTCAAGGCGCGCCTCTATGAGGCGGAGCTGCAGAAGCGCGAGGCGGAAGCCAACACCGATTATCAGGCCAAGACCGAGATCGGCTGGGGCCACCAGATCCGCTCCTATGTGCTGCAGCCCTATCAGCTGGTGAAGGATCTGCGCACCGGCGTCACCTCCACCGCGCCAGATGACGTGCTGGACGGCGCGCTCGATCCGTTCATGGCGGCCGCGCTCAGCCAGAAGGTGACCGGGGAGAAGGTCGACGTCGAGGATGTCGACTGA
- a CDS encoding glutaminyl-peptide cyclotransferase, producing the protein MKRLLVAIFVLVFSAGPAQAEIKWEIVRELPHDTRAFTQGLTIHGELIYETTGQVGESDVRIMRLSDGKILQRRPMRADVFGEGSTIWGDRIVSITWKDETGFVWNRKDLKPIGSFRYTGEGWGLTHDGHALIMSDGTPDLRFLDPESYKEQRRVTVTWEGEPVRFLNELEQVGDVLYANIWFSPLIARIDPATGKIDDWINLQPLVAKNMSASGEGVLNGIAWDAKAQLLYVTGKNWPKIYALRLQD; encoded by the coding sequence ATGAAGCGGCTATTGGTCGCGATCTTCGTCCTCGTCTTCAGCGCGGGGCCCGCGCAGGCGGAGATCAAATGGGAGATCGTGCGCGAACTGCCGCATGATACCCGCGCCTTCACCCAGGGCCTCACCATCCATGGCGAGCTGATCTACGAAACCACCGGGCAGGTCGGCGAGTCAGATGTGCGGATCATGCGGCTGAGTGACGGCAAGATCCTGCAGCGGCGGCCCATGCGCGCCGATGTGTTCGGCGAGGGCAGCACAATCTGGGGCGACCGGATCGTGAGCATCACCTGGAAGGACGAGACCGGCTTCGTATGGAACCGCAAGGATTTGAAGCCGATCGGCTCGTTCCGCTACACGGGCGAGGGCTGGGGCCTCACTCATGATGGCCACGCGCTGATCATGAGCGATGGCACGCCGGACCTGCGCTTTCTCGATCCCGAGAGCTACAAGGAGCAGCGCCGCGTCACCGTCACATGGGAAGGCGAGCCTGTGCGCTTTCTCAACGAGCTGGAGCAGGTCGGCGACGTTCTCTACGCGAACATCTGGTTCTCGCCGCTCATTGCCCGCATCGATCCGGCCACCGGCAAGATCGACGACTGGATCAACCTGCAACCGCTGGTGGCGAAGAATATGAGCGCGAGCGGCGAGGGCGTGCTGAACGGCATCGCGTGGGATGCCAAGGCGCAGCTTCTCTACGTCACCGGCAAGAACTGGCCCAAAATCTACGCGCTGCGCCTGCAGGACTGA